The Pseudomonas wenzhouensis genome has a segment encoding these proteins:
- a CDS encoding TIGR03915 family putative DNA repair protein, producing MHSLRFDGTFATWRQAARRALLQGLAPHQLQWLDDEEHPSLFDQPAECTPQPSGRLRVSPELLELLESAAQYRGEERWSLLYRVLWRFVQGERSAVLAGDSDGSELHRRLKAVRREAHHLHAFVRFQPSKAAGAPDFVAWFEPAHDILASASGHFAERLGKHSWLIATPRDGVYWDGQRLQHERRCPAQWQAWAQQPEDDGQALWRAYYGSTFNPARLNRMVMQQHLPLRFWKHLPEGPLIPQLMSEARAGAQRDGQALVLAGRKGKRIARINEGDAARPPSGSVSGSDAPDLPR from the coding sequence ATGCATAGCCTGCGTTTCGACGGCACCTTCGCCACCTGGCGCCAGGCCGCGCGCCGCGCTCTGCTGCAGGGCCTGGCTCCCCATCAGTTGCAATGGCTGGACGACGAGGAACACCCCAGCCTGTTCGACCAGCCCGCCGAGTGTACGCCGCAGCCCAGTGGTCGCCTGCGCGTATCGCCCGAACTGCTGGAGCTGCTGGAGAGCGCTGCCCAGTACCGTGGTGAGGAGCGCTGGAGCCTGCTCTACCGAGTGCTCTGGCGTTTCGTCCAGGGCGAGCGCAGCGCCGTATTGGCTGGTGACTCCGACGGCAGCGAGCTGCATCGCCGGCTCAAGGCGGTGCGCCGCGAAGCGCATCATCTGCATGCCTTCGTGCGCTTTCAGCCGAGCAAGGCTGCGGGTGCGCCGGACTTCGTCGCCTGGTTCGAACCGGCGCACGATATCCTCGCCTCGGCCAGTGGTCACTTCGCCGAACGCCTGGGCAAGCACAGTTGGCTGATCGCCACACCGCGCGACGGCGTCTACTGGGATGGTCAGCGCCTGCAGCACGAACGCCGTTGCCCGGCGCAGTGGCAGGCCTGGGCGCAGCAGCCCGAGGATGACGGCCAGGCCCTGTGGCGCGCCTATTACGGCAGCACCTTCAACCCGGCACGACTCAACCGCATGGTGATGCAGCAGCATTTGCCCTTGCGCTTCTGGAAGCACCTGCCGGAAGGCCCGCTGATTCCGCAACTGATGAGCGAAGCGCGTGCCGGTGCGCAGCGCGATGGCCAGGCCCTGGTGCTGGCCGGCAGAAAGGGCAAACGTATCGCCCGGATAAACGAAGGGGACGCAGCGCGTCCCCCGTCAGGCAGCGTCAGCGGAAGCGACGCCCCGGATCTTCCTCGCTGA
- a CDS encoding PilT/PilU family type 4a pilus ATPase: MEFEKLLRLMVEKGGSDLFITAGVPPSMKVNGKIMPVTKTAMSPEMTRETVLGVMNEAQRREFAEKHECNFAISARGIGRFRVSAFYQRNLVGMVLRRIETNIPTLDELKLPDILKKLALTKRGLVLFVGATGTGKSTSLAAMIGYRNKNSSGHIISIEDPIEYIHQHQNCIVTQREVGIDTESFEVALKNTLRQAPDVILIGEVRTRETMDHAVAFAETGHLCLATLHANNANQALDRIINFFPADRQNQVWMDLSLNLKAIVAQQLIPTPDGKGRRAVIEVLINTPLAADLIRKGEVHELKGLMKRSTEQGMQTFDQALYNLYTQGEITYEDALLYADSANDLRLMIKLGSETDGDHLTSMAQGLALEVSEEDPGRRFR, from the coding sequence ATGGAATTCGAAAAACTACTGCGTCTGATGGTCGAAAAAGGCGGCTCCGATCTGTTCATCACCGCTGGCGTGCCGCCGTCGATGAAGGTCAATGGCAAGATCATGCCGGTGACCAAGACCGCCATGTCGCCGGAAATGACCCGAGAAACCGTGCTGGGGGTGATGAACGAGGCACAGCGTCGCGAGTTTGCCGAAAAGCACGAATGCAACTTCGCCATCAGCGCCCGTGGTATCGGCCGTTTCCGTGTCAGTGCCTTCTACCAGCGCAACCTGGTGGGCATGGTGCTGCGCCGCATCGAGACCAATATCCCGACCCTCGATGAACTCAAGCTGCCGGACATCCTCAAGAAGCTGGCGCTGACCAAGCGCGGCCTGGTGCTGTTCGTCGGCGCCACCGGCACCGGTAAGTCCACCTCGCTGGCGGCGATGATTGGCTACCGCAACAAGAACAGCAGCGGCCACATCATCTCCATCGAAGACCCGATCGAATACATCCACCAGCACCAGAACTGCATCGTCACCCAGCGCGAAGTGGGCATCGACACCGAGTCCTTCGAGGTGGCGCTGAAAAATACCCTGCGCCAGGCGCCGGACGTGATTCTCATCGGCGAGGTGCGCACCCGCGAGACCATGGATCATGCCGTGGCCTTCGCCGAAACCGGTCACCTGTGCCTGGCCACCCTGCACGCCAACAACGCCAACCAGGCGCTGGATCGCATCATCAACTTCTTCCCGGCCGACCGGCAGAACCAGGTGTGGATGGACCTGTCGCTCAACCTCAAGGCCATCGTCGCCCAGCAACTGATTCCAACCCCGGATGGCAAGGGCCGTCGTGCGGTGATCGAGGTGCTGATCAACACCCCGCTGGCCGCCGACCTGATCCGCAAGGGTGAAGTGCACGAGCTCAAGGGCCTGATGAAACGTTCCACCGAGCAGGGCATGCAGACCTTCGACCAGGCGCTGTACAACCTCTACACCCAGGGCGAGATCACCTACGAAGATGCGCTGCTCTACGCCGACTCGGCCAACGACCTGCGCCTGATGATCAAGCTCGGTTCGGAAACCGATGGCGATCACCTGACCAGCATGGCCCAGGGCCTGGCGCTGGAGGTCAGCGAGGAAGATCCGGGGCGTCGCTTCCGCTGA